One genomic window of Clostridium taeniosporum includes the following:
- a CDS encoding ABC transporter substrate-binding protein: MKKYLLPISLIFIIGAFLLGFIEIDTVSIDKKTDNVINYGLENISDNLKNITNLSKRDQDIICAVSRGLVSKNIDNNIVPSLAKEIIKSEDEIEYEFKINDNIYWSDGSKITSNDIVVFFRELLKEEDEKNISALLDVYGAKEFREGKTTFEKGVAIKSKDNSVIIRLNSKNDKFLDELTKPQYRLRKYLIMWENMKKNYNELVYSGEYKITLFENDKVTLESNYDSDNKKVINLINDSNVELSMASFEVGERDLVVDPPQSQLNKLSNDGNLITIPKNEGVYLYINDSNNISLQGRREIYKYISKSMENYLISNDKSFELAEGSYFREDKDDLTKLQTRKVISNKQEEWSPPKVLTILCKDNTMNRELCRIIEKWFRENTRIFIKYSLLKEDEFNDEELQRRYDMILFNNEANILNKDKFYKKFINYMSESEKETLLSSNNNDEEYLSIENKLFREYRIVPLIFYNENIAFSRKVSSIKMDGNGNIDFSTIIN, from the coding sequence TTGAAAAAATACTTGCTACCTATATCTTTAATTTTTATCATAGGTGCTTTTTTATTAGGATTCATAGAGATTGATACTGTTTCAATAGACAAAAAAACAGATAATGTCATTAATTATGGATTAGAAAATATATCTGATAATTTAAAAAATATTACTAATTTATCTAAAAGAGATCAAGATATAATTTGTGCAGTTAGCAGAGGATTAGTTTCAAAGAATATAGATAATAATATTGTACCTTCTTTAGCTAAAGAAATAATTAAAAGTGAAGATGAAATAGAATATGAATTTAAAATAAATGATAATATATATTGGAGTGATGGAAGTAAAATAACTTCAAATGATATAGTAGTTTTTTTTAGAGAATTATTAAAAGAAGAAGATGAAAAAAATATAAGTGCATTATTAGATGTATATGGTGCAAAAGAATTTAGAGAAGGAAAAACTACATTTGAGAAGGGGGTTGCTATTAAATCAAAAGATAACAGTGTTATTATAAGGCTTAATTCGAAGAATGATAAATTTTTAGATGAGTTAACTAAACCTCAATATAGATTAAGAAAATATCTGATAATGTGGGAAAATATGAAGAAAAATTACAATGAGTTAGTATATAGTGGTGAATATAAAATAACATTATTTGAAAATGATAAGGTTACGCTAGAATCTAATTATGATAGTGATAATAAAAAAGTTATAAATTTAATAAATGATAGCAATGTGGAGCTATCTATGGCATCATTTGAGGTTGGAGAAAGAGATTTAGTTGTAGATCCACCACAAAGTCAATTAAATAAGCTAAGTAATGATGGTAATTTAATAACTATTCCTAAAAATGAAGGGGTTTATTTATATATAAATGATAGTAACAATATTTCTTTACAAGGTAGAAGAGAGATATATAAATATATATCTAAATCTATGGAAAATTATTTGATATCAAATGATAAATCTTTTGAGTTAGCAGAAGGAAGTTATTTTAGAGAAGATAAAGACGATTTAACTAAATTACAAACAAGAAAAGTGATAAGTAATAAGCAAGAAGAGTGGTCTCCACCCAAAGTACTTACAATATTATGTAAAGATAATACTATGAATAGAGAACTGTGTAGGATTATAGAAAAGTGGTTTAGAGAAAATACAAGAATATTTATAAAATATAGCTTATTAAAGGAAGATGAATTTAATGATGAAGAGTTACAAAGAAGATATGACATGATATTGTTTAATAATGAAGCTAATATATTAAATAAAGACAAATTTTATAAGAAATTTATTAATTATATGAGCGAAAGTGAAAAAGAAACTTTACTATCTAGCAATAATAATGATGAAGAATATCTAAGTATAGAAAATAAACTTTTTAGAGAGTACAGAATAGTGCCTTTGATATTTTATAATGAAAATATAGCTTTTTCTAGAAAGGTGTCTAGTATTAAGATGGATGGTAATGGAAACATAGATTTTTCAACTATTATAAATTGA
- the rph gene encoding ribonuclease PH, whose protein sequence is MRSDGRKNDQIRHVKVTRHYTKYAEGSVYTEVGDTKVLCNVSIEDKVPPFMKGKGSGWITAEYNMLPRSTETRKVRDIARLKIDGRTMEIQRLIGRALRSVVDLKALGEKTLWIDCDVIQADGGTRTTAISGAFIALVDAVNRLHRIKPFKIYPIRSFVAAVSVGIVNDEKILDLCYQEDSNAKVDMNIIMTDEGSFVEVQGTGEESPYTRNELNELLDLGEKGIKQMINVQKESLKMDSLWIGTGGND, encoded by the coding sequence TTGAGAAGTGATGGAAGAAAAAACGATCAAATAAGACACGTGAAGGTAACAAGACATTATACAAAGTATGCAGAAGGATCAGTATATACAGAAGTAGGGGATACAAAAGTATTATGTAATGTTTCAATTGAAGATAAAGTTCCTCCATTTATGAAAGGAAAAGGATCAGGATGGATTACAGCTGAATATAATATGCTTCCGAGATCAACAGAAACAAGAAAAGTAAGAGATATTGCAAGATTAAAAATAGATGGAAGAACTATGGAGATACAAAGACTTATAGGTAGGGCTTTAAGATCAGTTGTAGATTTAAAAGCATTGGGAGAAAAGACATTATGGATTGATTGTGATGTTATTCAAGCTGATGGTGGTACAAGAACTACAGCTATTTCAGGAGCATTTATAGCATTAGTTGATGCAGTTAATAGATTACATAGGATAAAACCGTTTAAAATATATCCAATAAGGAGTTTTGTTGCTGCTGTAAGCGTTGGTATAGTTAATGACGAAAAAATATTAGATTTATGCTATCAAGAAGATTCAAATGCTAAAGTTGATATGAATATAATAATGACTGATGAAGGAAGTTTTGTTGAAGTTCAAGGTACTGGAGAAGAAAGTCCATATACTAGAAATGAATTAAATGAATTATTAGATTTAGGTGAAAAGGGGATAAAGCAAATGATTAACGTTCAAAAAGAATCATTAAAAATGGATTCACTTTGGATAGGCACTGGAGGAAATGATTAA
- a CDS encoding XTP/dITP diphosphatase has protein sequence MKKLILASNNLKKVKEMKELLSDLNIEIKSLKEEEIDVEVVEDGKTFEENAKKKAKEIYELLKARGEKNFLVLSDDSGLQVDYLNGAPGIYSARYAGEHGNDKKNNAKLLEELRNASSDERRAKFICQIALFDEMGKYYPITGEVKGIILNEAYGECGFGYDPLFLYEPLKKSFAELTSEEKNRVSHRGVALNKLRDIIEDLIDE, from the coding sequence ATGAAAAAACTTATTTTAGCAAGCAATAATTTAAAAAAAGTAAAAGAAATGAAAGAGCTTCTAAGTGATTTAAATATAGAAATAAAATCACTTAAAGAAGAAGAAATAGATGTAGAAGTTGTTGAAGATGGAAAAACCTTTGAGGAAAATGCAAAGAAAAAAGCAAAAGAAATATATGAATTATTAAAAGCAAGAGGAGAAAAAAATTTTTTGGTTTTAAGTGATGATTCAGGTTTGCAGGTTGACTATCTAAATGGAGCACCTGGTATATATTCAGCTAGATATGCAGGTGAACATGGAAATGATAAAAAGAATAATGCCAAATTATTAGAAGAACTAAGAAATGCATCTAGTGATGAAAGAAGAGCTAAATTTATATGTCAAATTGCTTTGTTTGATGAAATGGGAAAATATTATCCAATAACAGGAGAGGTAAAAGGTATTATTTTAAATGAAGCATATGGGGAATGTGGATTTGGATATGATCCATTATTTTTATATGAACCTTTGAAGAAAAGTTTTGCAGAGTTAACTTCTGAGGAAAAAAATAGGGTCAGCCATAGAGGGGTAGCATTAAACAAATTAAGAGATATAATTGAGGATCTTATAGATGAATAG
- a CDS encoding YfcE family phosphodiesterase — MLIAVISDTHRMKNYINIAKKNINKADMVIHLGDNIEDAEEILKDFHGEVYIVSGNCDYSDKYPKEGILNIEDTRIFFTHGDLYGVKYGLNNIYYKTKELNADIGLFGHTHISMIERYDDVILMNPGSISLPRNNGRHIGFIEVEKGIEPSVYLENINV; from the coding sequence ATGTTAATTGCAGTAATAAGTGATACTCATAGGATGAAAAATTATATAAATATTGCTAAGAAGAATATAAATAAAGCTGATATGGTTATACATTTAGGAGACAATATTGAAGATGCTGAGGAAATATTAAAAGATTTTCATGGAGAAGTATATATTGTAAGTGGAAATTGTGATTATAGTGATAAATATCCTAAGGAAGGGATTTTGAATATAGAGGATACTAGAATATTTTTTACTCATGGAGATTTATATGGAGTTAAGTATGGATTAAATAATATTTATTATAAGACAAAGGAGTTAAATGCTGATATAGGTCTTTTTGGTCATACTCATATTTCAATGATAGAAAGATATGATGATGTAATATTGATGAATCCAGGCAGTATATCATTGCCTAGAAACAATGGAAGACATATAGGATTTATAGAGGTTGAAAAAGGCATAGAACCTAGTGTTTATTTAGAAAACATTAATGTATAA
- a CDS encoding polysaccharide deacetylase family protein — MSNNINYRRRRSNGKNKKKKIILFSSIVLAVVVAGMLSAKYIHSKNINADASEFNNKGVATENKVEAVPVEEPKEKPKLENSGYLTAKEDSNADSAEFVEKYLYQQSLGQMPEGANGHKVAYLTFDDGPSETVTPEVLSVLKEKGVKATFFVLGKSINESDKTKELLKETVKDGHAIASHTYSHDYHYLYPHRTVSIENFMSDIEKNNETFRQVLGKDFVTKTIRFPGGLMSWKGKDAIKEKLQEGGYHYIEWNSLSKDAEGKAKVASELLEEVKKSVSGREKAVILMHDAAGKQETAKALPQVIDYLREQGYEFRSIK, encoded by the coding sequence ATGAGTAATAATATTAATTATAGAAGAAGAAGAAGTAACGGAAAGAATAAAAAAAAGAAAATAATTTTATTTTCTTCAATAGTTTTAGCAGTAGTAGTAGCAGGAATGTTATCTGCTAAATATATTCATAGTAAAAATATTAATGCTGATGCAAGTGAATTTAATAATAAGGGAGTTGCAACGGAAAATAAAGTAGAAGCAGTTCCAGTAGAAGAACCTAAAGAAAAACCTAAATTAGAAAATTCTGGATATTTAACAGCGAAAGAGGATTCAAATGCAGATTCAGCTGAATTTGTAGAGAAGTATTTATATCAACAAAGTCTGGGTCAAATGCCAGAAGGAGCTAATGGTCATAAAGTAGCATATTTAACTTTTGATGATGGTCCATCGGAAACTGTAACACCAGAAGTTTTAAGCGTATTAAAAGAGAAAGGTGTAAAAGCTACTTTCTTTGTATTAGGTAAATCTATAAATGAGAGCGATAAAACTAAAGAATTATTAAAAGAGACAGTAAAAGATGGACATGCAATTGCTAGTCACACATATTCACATGATTATCATTACTTATATCCACATAGAACTGTAAGTATTGAAAACTTTATGAGTGATATAGAAAAAAATAATGAAACGTTTAGACAAGTTTTAGGAAAAGATTTTGTAACTAAAACAATTAGATTTCCTGGTGGATTAATGTCTTGGAAAGGAAAAGATGCAATAAAAGAAAAATTACAAGAGGGTGGATATCATTATATTGAATGGAATTCTTTATCTAAGGATGCAGAAGGAAAAGCTAAAGTTGCATCAGAATTATTAGAAGAAGTTAAAAAAAGTGTTTCAGGAAGAGAAAAAGCAGTTATATTAATGCATGATGCTGCAGGAAAACAAGAAACTGCAAAGGCTTTACCACAAGTAATAGATTATTTAAGAGAACAAGGTTATGAATTTAGAAGTATAAAATAA
- a CDS encoding response regulator transcription factor yields MKKILLVEDEESIRGFIKINLKRNDFEVIEAGTGEEGLKAAEEFNIDLAILDVMLPGIDGFKVCDELRKRYPKIGIVMLTARTQDMDKIMGLEYGADDYIIKPFNPLELVLRIKAILRRIGNKNEEKEDEERLIMEPFIIDLYSQKLFKNNLEIDVTPKEYLLMKLFLKNPNKAFSRDELLNLIWGYNYFGDPKLIDVNIRRLRAKIEDNPSQPKFIETIWGKGYRWKG; encoded by the coding sequence ATGAAAAAGATTCTTTTAGTTGAAGATGAAGAGAGTATAAGAGGCTTTATTAAAATAAATTTAAAAAGAAATGATTTTGAAGTTATAGAAGCAGGAACAGGTGAAGAAGGTCTTAAAGCAGCTGAGGAATTCAATATTGATTTAGCAATTTTAGATGTTATGCTTCCTGGGATAGATGGTTTTAAAGTTTGTGATGAATTAAGAAAGCGATATCCTAAAATAGGAATTGTAATGCTTACAGCACGTACTCAAGATATGGATAAAATAATGGGGTTAGAATATGGAGCAGATGATTATATAATAAAACCATTTAATCCATTGGAGTTGGTTCTTAGAATTAAAGCTATATTAAGAAGAATTGGAAATAAAAATGAAGAAAAAGAGGATGAAGAAAGATTAATAATGGAACCATTTATAATAGATTTATATTCGCAGAAGTTATTTAAAAATAATTTAGAAATAGATGTAACTCCTAAAGAGTATTTACTTATGAAATTATTTTTAAAAAATCCTAATAAAGCATTTTCTAGAGATGAGCTTTTAAATTTAATATGGGGATATAATTATTTTGGTGATCCTAAATTAATAGATGTTAACATCAGACGTTTAAGGGCTAAAATTGAGGATAATCCATCACAACCTAAATTTATAGAAACAATATGGGGTAAGGGATATAGATGGAAAGGATAA
- a CDS encoding sensor histidine kinase, translating into MKSIKNTLIKNFLFLILFIVICMNLLLGTFVKKYYYDNAETLLRNQIEIATNFYNKYLYKSRLIENIYDNVDSFWNKSNAEVQILDEKGNLLMDSIGVNDDKLNEKPDVKKAINGESGSYVGNVNYCDYKVMSVSQPLLNNNKVIGIIRYVISLEEVNNELKSIFLLFMLISIFVLILGVIISLILSNKIINPIKRLTDIAEKMANGNLRVRNNVSGEGEVAQLANTLDYMAEEIIKREQLKDDFISSVSHELRTPLTSIKGWVITLKDNNTDEETFKLGFNILEKETDRLANMVEELLDFSRLINGKMQLKREYVNIMELIEYIESYMIPRALKESINFNVVSNLENKIYWLDIDRMTQVLINLIDNSFKFVNNKGIVNVIFNEENNALKIIVEDNGCGISEYDLPRVKEKFYKGANSKSKNGIGLSICEEIVNLHNGSLDIVSEEGKMTRVTILIPEKREIDI; encoded by the coding sequence ATGAAGAGTATTAAAAACACTTTAATTAAAAATTTTTTATTTTTAATATTATTTATTGTTATTTGTATGAATCTTCTTTTGGGAACTTTTGTTAAGAAGTATTATTATGATAATGCAGAAACTTTATTAAGAAATCAAATAGAAATAGCAACAAATTTTTATAATAAATATTTATATAAATCAAGATTAATTGAGAATATATATGATAATGTTGATTCATTTTGGAATAAAAGCAATGCTGAAGTTCAAATACTAGATGAAAAAGGAAACTTATTAATGGATTCCATAGGAGTTAATGATGATAAGTTAAATGAAAAGCCAGATGTTAAAAAAGCAATTAATGGTGAGAGTGGTAGCTATGTTGGAAATGTTAATTACTGTGATTATAAAGTTATGTCTGTTTCGCAACCTCTTTTAAATAATAATAAAGTTATAGGAATAATTAGATACGTTATATCTTTAGAAGAAGTAAATAATGAATTAAAAAGTATATTTTTACTTTTTATGCTAATATCTATATTTGTATTAATTTTAGGAGTAATTATTAGTTTAATCTTATCTAATAAGATTATAAATCCTATAAAAAGGTTAACTGATATAGCTGAAAAAATGGCTAATGGAAATTTAAGAGTTAGAAATAATGTTAGTGGTGAAGGCGAAGTTGCCCAACTTGCTAATACATTAGATTATATGGCTGAAGAGATTATAAAAAGGGAACAATTAAAGGATGATTTTATATCATCAGTATCCCATGAATTAAGGACGCCTTTAACTTCTATAAAGGGATGGGTAATAACTCTTAAAGATAATAATACTGATGAAGAGACGTTTAAATTAGGGTTTAATATATTAGAAAAGGAAACTGATAGATTAGCTAATATGGTGGAAGAATTACTAGATTTTTCAAGACTTATAAATGGAAAAATGCAATTAAAACGAGAATATGTAAATATAATGGAATTAATAGAATATATAGAAAGTTATATGATTCCTAGAGCATTAAAAGAATCTATTAATTTTAATGTGGTATCTAATCTAGAAAATAAAATATACTGGTTAGATATAGATAGAATGACGCAAGTTTTAATAAATCTAATAGATAATTCATTTAAATTTGTAAATAATAAAGGTATTGTTAATGTTATTTTTAATGAAGAAAATAATGCATTAAAGATCATAGTTGAAGACAATGGGTGTGGAATAAGTGAGTATGATTTACCAAGGGTAAAAGAAAAATTTTATAAGGGTGCTAATTCAAAATCTAAAAATGGTATAGGACTATCCATTTGTGAAGAAATAGTTAATCTTCATAATGGAAGTTTAGATATAGTTAGTGAAGAAGGAAAAATGACTAGAGTCACCATATTAATTCCTGAGAAAAGGGAGATAGATATATGA
- a CDS encoding TldD/PmbA family protein yields the protein MLEKSIVSQVLAKCLITGGDFAEIFEDDSISNSISLIDGKVEDAIGGRNYGIGIRIFKGLKSVYAYTNNNSLDSLLETAYRAALALGEATQKENNIIVNKKKIETIHPIIYYPKDVNYNKKIDILKLAYNSAKNYSNDISQVITSYGDKEQNILIANSDGLYIEDKRIRTRLGINAIASKGTENQTGFEGPGRHMGIEMFESIDPEYHGREAARIAHTMLHAKNCPAGNMTVAIDNGFGGVIFHEACGHALEASSVAKGNSVFANKLGEQIASTKVTAIDDGTIPNAWGSLNIDDEGNKTQKNILIEDGILKGYMIDKLNGRRMNMNPTGSSRRQSYKYQPTSRMTNTYIANGNDNPEDIIKSISDGLYAKKLGGGSVNPVTGEFNFAVQEGYLVKNGIIKEPVRGASLIGKGSEVLMNIDMVGNNLELAQGICGSSSGSIPTNVGQPMIRVKKMTVGGR from the coding sequence ATGTTAGAGAAAAGCATTGTATCTCAGGTACTAGCAAAATGTCTAATAACAGGGGGAGATTTTGCAGAGATTTTTGAAGATGATTCTATAAGTAATTCTATATCATTAATAGATGGAAAAGTAGAAGATGCTATTGGTGGAAGAAATTATGGAATTGGAATTAGAATTTTTAAAGGATTAAAAAGTGTATATGCATATACAAATAATAATAGTTTAGATTCTTTATTGGAAACAGCCTATAGAGCAGCATTAGCTTTAGGTGAAGCAACACAAAAAGAAAATAATATTATAGTTAATAAAAAGAAGATTGAAACAATTCATCCTATAATTTATTATCCAAAAGATGTAAATTATAATAAAAAGATAGATATTTTAAAGTTGGCATATAATAGTGCTAAAAATTATAGTAATGATATTTCACAAGTTATAACAAGTTATGGTGATAAAGAACAAAATATTTTAATAGCTAATAGTGATGGACTATATATAGAAGATAAGAGAATTAGAACAAGACTTGGAATAAATGCTATTGCTTCTAAAGGTACAGAAAATCAAACAGGATTTGAAGGTCCAGGAAGACATATGGGAATTGAAATGTTTGAAAGTATAGATCCTGAATATCATGGAAGAGAAGCTGCTAGAATAGCACATACAATGCTTCATGCTAAGAATTGTCCAGCAGGAAATATGACTGTTGCAATAGATAATGGTTTTGGAGGAGTTATATTCCATGAAGCATGTGGTCATGCTTTAGAAGCAAGTTCTGTTGCTAAAGGAAATTCAGTTTTTGCAAATAAATTAGGTGAGCAAATAGCATCTACTAAAGTAACAGCTATAGATGATGGAACAATACCTAATGCTTGGGGATCACTTAATATAGATGATGAAGGTAATAAGACTCAAAAGAATATTTTAATTGAAGATGGTATATTAAAAGGATATATGATTGATAAATTAAATGGTAGAAGAATGAATATGAATCCAACTGGTAGTTCTAGAAGACAAAGCTATAAATATCAACCTACTTCAAGAATGACTAATACTTATATAGCAAATGGAAATGATAATCCAGAAGATATAATTAAATCTATTTCAGATGGATTATATGCTAAAAAATTAGGGGGAGGTTCTGTTAACCCTGTAACTGGAGAATTTAATTTTGCTGTACAAGAAGGATATTTAGTTAAGAATGGTATTATCAAAGAACCAGTAAGGGGTGCTAGCCTTATAGGAAAAGGTAGTGAAGTTCTTATGAATATTGATATGGTAGGAAATAATTTAGAATTAGCTCAAGGGATTTGTGGTTCATCATCTGGAAGTATTCCAACTAATGTTGGTCAACCTATGATTAGAGTTAAGAAAATGACAGTTGGGGGGAGATAA
- a CDS encoding TldD/PmbA family protein, producing the protein MEFNLFKETLMSEAKKAGFEECEIYYSDVESLSINVYEGDVEKYKLNNSFGLSFRGKINGKMGYSYTEILDENSIDTLIENAKSAALVIENDDVQFIYEGDSQYKDINCYKYELDNIKPDKLIKLALEMESECKKQCNKVVNFGGCGIGYGKSRYGILNSKGLNLSTSRNHLTAYVAPIIEDNNEKYDGMGYVIAKGEADINPEKLAKDGLEEALSRVGGKSIKSGKYKVVINNEAMVSLLGTFSGIFNSEQAQKGLSLLKGKEGEIIASDKLTLIDDPHRKDGLGTTAFDDEGVATYKKEVITNGKLNTLLYNLKTAHKANVKSTGNGFKSSYASIVGVSATNFYIKPGDRSFKEICKEVNNGVIITEFAGLHSGANAVTGDFSLAAKGFMIENGKKTFPIEQITVAGNFFTLIKDIEQIGNDLKFPMSSVGSPCVVVKELSIAGK; encoded by the coding sequence ATGGAATTTAATTTATTTAAAGAAACACTAATGAGTGAAGCTAAAAAAGCAGGATTTGAAGAATGTGAAATATATTATTCTGATGTTGAAAGCCTAAGTATAAATGTATATGAAGGCGATGTTGAAAAGTATAAATTAAATAACTCATTTGGATTATCATTTAGAGGGAAAATAAATGGTAAAATGGGATATTCGTATACTGAAATATTAGATGAGAATTCAATAGATACTCTTATAGAAAATGCTAAAAGTGCAGCATTAGTTATAGAAAATGATGATGTTCAATTTATTTATGAAGGTGATAGTCAATATAAAGATATAAATTGTTATAAATATGAATTAGATAATATAAAACCTGATAAACTTATTAAATTAGCTCTAGAAATGGAAAGTGAATGTAAAAAACAATGCAATAAAGTTGTTAATTTTGGTGGATGTGGAATAGGATATGGAAAATCTAGATATGGAATATTAAATTCAAAAGGATTAAATTTATCTACTTCAAGGAATCATTTAACAGCTTATGTAGCACCAATAATTGAAGATAATAATGAAAAATATGATGGAATGGGATATGTTATTGCAAAAGGAGAAGCAGATATTAATCCTGAAAAATTAGCTAAGGATGGTCTAGAAGAAGCACTTTCTAGAGTTGGTGGAAAAAGTATAAAGTCAGGAAAGTATAAAGTAGTTATAAATAATGAGGCTATGGTATCATTACTTGGAACTTTTTCAGGAATTTTTAATTCCGAACAAGCACAAAAAGGATTATCTTTATTAAAAGGTAAAGAAGGAGAAATTATAGCTTCAGATAAGTTGACTTTAATAGATGATCCACATCGTAAAGATGGTCTTGGAACAACAGCATTTGATGATGAAGGTGTTGCAACTTATAAAAAAGAAGTTATAACTAATGGAAAATTAAATACATTATTATATAATTTAAAAACAGCACATAAAGCAAATGTTAAGTCTACAGGAAATGGTTTTAAATCATCTTATGCATCTATAGTTGGCGTAAGTGCAACAAATTTTTATATAAAACCAGGTGATAGAAGTTTTAAGGAAATATGTAAAGAAGTTAATAATGGAGTAATAATAACTGAATTTGCAGGTCTTCATTCAGGAGCTAATGCTGTTACAGGAGATTTTTCTTTAGCAGCTAAAGGATTTATGATTGAAAATGGTAAAAAGACATTTCCAATAGAGCAAATTACAGTAGCAGGAAACTTTTTTACATTGATTAAAGATATTGAACAAATAGGAAATGATTTAAAGTTCCCTATGAGTAGTGTAGGATCACCATGTGTTGTTGTAAAAGAATTATCAATAGCAGGAAAATAA